A window from Ruminiclostridium josui JCM 17888 encodes these proteins:
- the rsmB gene encoding 16S rRNA (cytosine(967)-C(5))-methyltransferase RsmB gives MALDLARETALKILYDITENQAYSNISVNKHLENEKLREIDRSFATELVYGTVKWLLQIDYIIGKYSSIKLKKLSPWIKNILRLGVYQLLHTDRIPVSAACNTAVDLAKRYGHQASSRFVNAVLRNISKNKDNIPYPDKSDFANYLSILYSHPVWMVQKWIDLYGKEFTEDLLKSNNQVPDFIIRTNTLKTDRETLLDMLHKEGINAEPGRYVEEAVVLKNPSSISNLETFKKGYFQVQDESSMLAAKILDPREGETVIDVCSAPGGKATHIAQLMNNKGTVIARDVYQHKLNLIEQSCSRLGIDIIKTEIHDACELDENLIGKADRVLIDAPCSGLGIIRKKPDIKYSRTENELNEITGLQEKILKIASQYLKVGGVMIYSTCTIQPQENLDIVQDFLDKNPNLKLAGFRELMPPALDISSSEKGYIQLYPNIYQTDGFFISKIKREK, from the coding sequence GTGGCATTAGATTTAGCAAGAGAAACAGCATTAAAGATTTTATATGATATTACTGAAAACCAAGCATATTCAAATATTTCAGTTAATAAGCATCTTGAAAATGAAAAGCTTAGAGAGATTGACCGGTCATTTGCAACAGAATTGGTTTATGGTACGGTAAAATGGCTTTTGCAGATTGATTACATTATAGGGAAATATTCCAGCATTAAGCTTAAAAAGCTGTCACCATGGATTAAAAATATTTTAAGACTTGGCGTATACCAGCTTCTTCATACAGACAGAATACCTGTTTCGGCAGCCTGCAACACAGCAGTTGATCTTGCAAAAAGATATGGGCATCAGGCTTCCAGTAGATTTGTTAATGCAGTACTTAGAAATATTTCAAAAAACAAAGATAATATTCCTTATCCGGATAAAAGTGATTTTGCAAATTATCTAAGCATTTTATACTCACATCCCGTTTGGATGGTGCAAAAATGGATAGACTTATATGGGAAAGAGTTTACAGAGGATTTATTAAAAAGTAATAATCAGGTGCCTGATTTTATTATCAGGACCAATACATTGAAAACAGACAGGGAAACTCTGTTGGATATGCTACATAAAGAAGGAATAAATGCTGAACCGGGCAGGTACGTTGAGGAAGCAGTTGTATTGAAAAATCCATCATCAATCTCCAACCTTGAAACCTTTAAAAAAGGTTATTTTCAGGTTCAGGATGAGAGTTCAATGCTGGCAGCGAAAATCCTTGACCCCAGAGAAGGTGAAACTGTAATTGATGTTTGTAGTGCTCCTGGGGGCAAGGCAACACATATAGCACAGCTTATGAATAATAAGGGTACTGTTATTGCAAGAGATGTTTATCAGCATAAGCTCAATCTTATAGAGCAGTCATGTAGCAGATTGGGTATAGATATTATAAAAACCGAGATTCATGATGCGTGTGAACTTGATGAAAACCTCATAGGAAAAGCTGATAGAGTTTTGATAGACGCACCTTGTTCAGGATTAGGTATAATTAGAAAAAAACCTGATATTAAGTATTCAAGGACAGAGAATGAGTTAAATGAGATAACTGGTCTCCAGGAGAAGATACTGAAAATTGCTTCCCAGTATTTAAAGGTGGGGGGAGTCATGATTTACAGTACATGTACAATACAGCCACAAGAAAATCTGGACATTGTACAGGATTTCCTTGATAAAAATCCTAATTTAAAGCTGGCAGGTTTTCGTGAACTTATGCCTCCAGCTTTGGATATTTCCAGTTCAGAAAAAGGATATATTCAATTATATCCGAATATATATCAGACAGATGGATTTTTTATAAGTAAAATAAAAAGGGAGAAATAA
- a CDS encoding zinc metallopeptidase, with translation MGFYYMDRYYLILVVPALIISIIAQIQVKSTFNKYSKIGNSKHITGAEVARYLLQVNGIQDVEVTRVGGKLTDHYDPRKKVLRLSESTYGSTSVAAIGVAAHETGHAIQHKVKYGPLVLRSTLVPVAGFGSSVGPYMAILGLFLGWPIIINFGLLLFFAAILFYLITLPVEFNASRRAISVLSSTGILLNEELISAKKVLNAAAMTYVASVLVAIASFLRLLLLANQRRNRD, from the coding sequence ATGGGCTTTTATTATATGGACAGATATTATTTGATACTGGTTGTTCCGGCACTGATTATATCAATAATTGCACAGATACAGGTAAAAAGTACCTTTAATAAATATAGTAAAATCGGTAATTCAAAGCATATAACGGGAGCGGAAGTTGCTCGTTATTTGCTTCAGGTAAACGGTATTCAGGATGTTGAAGTTACTCGGGTAGGTGGTAAACTGACAGACCATTATGACCCCAGAAAGAAAGTGCTTAGGCTGTCTGAATCTACCTACGGAAGTACTTCAGTAGCCGCAATAGGTGTTGCAGCACATGAAACCGGGCATGCAATACAACACAAGGTAAAATATGGACCTCTTGTACTACGAAGTACCTTGGTTCCCGTAGCAGGATTTGGTTCTTCAGTTGGTCCGTACATGGCAATATTAGGATTGTTTCTAGGCTGGCCGATTATAATTAATTTCGGACTGCTTTTGTTTTTTGCAGCGATATTGTTTTATCTAATAACTCTTCCGGTAGAGTTTAATGCAAGTAGACGGGCGATTTCTGTGTTGAGCAGCACAGGAATCCTTTTGAATGAAGAACTGATTTCTGCGAAAAAAGTGTTAAATGCAGCAGCGATGACTTATGTAGCATCGGTATTGGTTGCAATTGCCAGTTTTTTGCGTTTACTTCTGCTTGCAAACCAACGAAGAAACAGAGATTAG
- a CDS encoding DUF116 domain-containing protein, with amino-acid sequence MDTNVNAFLRILIIILTVFISLLILFGVAYVNASIDVYSAILVILIMAVVFCISALAVMSGAIIHTVKRKKASGLTLALTKLGLRVLMPVAVLFAKSNSIEKKSIRYFYIELNNIVVESYNKKYNPKDIMILLPHCLQNSQCGLKVTSDPELCRQCGKCKIGELLKFAKENGISLFVATGGTVARNIVKKAKPGIIISVACERDLMSGISDIKGIPVIGIINKQPNGPCINTDVDVEGLIEKIRQITVNVT; translated from the coding sequence TTTTGATTATAATATTGACGGTTTTCATATCACTGTTGATATTATTTGGAGTTGCTTACGTAAATGCATCTATAGATGTTTATAGTGCCATATTGGTTATATTGATTATGGCTGTAGTTTTTTGTATTAGTGCCTTGGCTGTTATGAGTGGGGCCATTATTCATACAGTCAAAAGGAAAAAAGCATCAGGATTAACTTTGGCACTGACTAAACTAGGGTTACGGGTTTTAATGCCTGTAGCAGTTTTGTTTGCAAAATCAAACAGCATAGAAAAAAAGAGTATAAGATATTTTTATATAGAATTGAATAATATTGTAGTGGAATCATATAATAAAAAGTATAATCCTAAAGATATTATGATACTTCTTCCACACTGCCTTCAAAATAGCCAATGTGGACTTAAGGTGACTTCAGACCCTGAGCTTTGCAGGCAATGTGGTAAATGTAAAATTGGAGAACTTCTGAAATTTGCAAAAGAAAATGGAATAAGCTTGTTTGTGGCAACAGGTGGTACAGTAGCCAGGAATATTGTAAAAAAAGCAAAACCGGGAATTATAATATCTGTAGCATGTGAAAGAGATTTGATGAGTGGTATCTCAGATATTAAGGGTATACCAGTAATTGGAATTATTAATAAACAGCCAAATGGGCCCTGTATAAATACAGATGTTGATGTAGAAGGACTTATTGAAAAAATAAGACAGATTACTGTTAATGTGACATAG